One window of the Rosa rugosa chromosome 3, drRosRugo1.1, whole genome shotgun sequence genome contains the following:
- the LOC133740754 gene encoding NADH dehydrogenase [ubiquinone] 1 beta subcomplex subunit 9, translating into MSGVSTAAYVARRAAQKERVRILYRKALKDTLNWAVHRHLFYQDADALRQRFETNKHVEDLDTIDRLIANAEATYDKWRHPDPYVVPWAPGGSKFHRNPTPPAGIEIVYDYGREDN; encoded by the exons atgagcgGAGTTTCAACAGCGGCGTACGTAGCTCGTCGGGCAGCTCAGAAGGAGCGGGTTCGGATCCTCTACCGCAAGGCCCTCAAAGACACTCTCAACTGGGCCGTCCACCGCCACCTCTTCTACCAAGAT GCTGATGCTCTGCGCCAGAGGTTCGAGACCAACAAGCACGTG GAAGATCTTGACACAATTGATAGACTCATAGCTAATGCTGAAGCTACCTACGATAAGTGGCGCCACCCTGACCCTTATGTTG TTCCCTGGGCTCCTGGTGGTTCAAAGTTTCATCGGAATCCGACTCCACCTGCTGGG ATTGAGATAGTATATGACTATGGCCGAGAAGATAACTAA
- the LOC133735558 gene encoding uncharacterized protein LOC133735558 — MEECVVIRWKIRRDAKSIYATPFGVFASVIIVILFMWTIWSGFEVAEEPRMNHEYYNNSWAVFGGVLTIVLGFFFLAIGFPILADLFVTFSEQLRNPEESGIHQGGKMKTICIVSRIIVSLIAMLMLVWAIYTGFRLVTEPIKGTYYPLASPVGVVSIMFGVIYFIIGLCTIVELAVELTKRLQGKVKNEIVIHQVHNIDINCFV; from the exons ATGGAGGAGTGTGTAGTCATAAGATGGAAGATTAGAAGAGATGCCAAAAGCATATATGCAACCCCCTTTGGTGTATTTGCATCTGTCATCATTGTAATACTGTTTATGTGGACCATTTGGTCTGGATTTGAAGTTGCAGAGGAACCAAGAATGAACCATGAGTACTACAACAATAGTTGGGCAGTCTTTGGTGGAGTGCTTACCATAGTTCTTGGTTtctttttcttggctattgggTTTCCTATACTAGCAGACTTGTTTGTGACGTTTTCTGAACAACTTCGAAACCCGGAGGAGAGTGGCATACATCAAG GAGGGAAGATGAAGACGATATGTATCGTCAGCCGCATAATTGTGAGTTTGATTGCAATGTTGATGCTAGTATGGGCAATTTACACTGGGTTTAGGCTTGTAACTGAACCAATAAAAGGCACATATTATCCTCTAGCATCCCCAGTTGGCGTTGTTAGTATTATGTTTGGTGTCATTTACTTTATCATTGGACTCTGCACAATTGTAGAGCTAGCAGTAGAATTGACGAAGCGATTGCAAGGGAAAGTGAAGAACGAAATAGTTATTCATCAAGTTCACAATATAGATATCAATTGTTTTGTTTGA
- the LOC133739932 gene encoding small ribosomal subunit protein bTHXm: protein MAMVQWCGAAARRVLVREHRALFTTSSSAQSSVIGAPMLCGRGDKKTKKGKRFKGSYGNARPKKEKMIERIKDKVEVPRSTPWPLPFKLI from the coding sequence ATGGCGATGGTGCAGTGGTGCGGCGCAGCGGCGAGGCGAGTGTTGGTGAGGGAGCACCGTGCCCTCTTCACGACCTCGTCATCAGCTCAAAGCAGTGTAATCGGGGCTCCGATGCTGTGCGGGCGAGGGGacaagaagacgaagaaggGGAAGCGGTTCAAAGGGTCGTACGGGAACGCTCGGccgaagaaggagaagatgatCGAGCGCATCAAGGACAAGGTTGAGGTTCCCAGGTCCACTCCTTGGCCTCTCCCTTTCAAGCTCATTTga